The nucleotide sequence ATTCTTCTTCCAACAGATTTTTCTGAAAACGCTTATAACGCTATAGATTATGCAATAAATCTCTTTAAAAATGTAGAATGCACCTTCTATCTTCTAAATACCTATACACCTGTTTTATATGATACAGAATATATTTTATACAGTCCCAGCCAGATAAGTTTGGATGAAATTTACAAAATAAACTCAGAAAGTGGATTAACCAGAGTAGAAAAGCGAATTAGAGCAGATTATAACAATCCAAAACATACTATTAAAAAGATAGCTGCTTTTAATATTCTTACAGATGAAATAAAGGAACAGGTAGCAGATAAGAATATAGATCTTGTAGTTATGGGAACTAAAGGTGCTACGGGAGCTGCTCAAATTTTATTCGGGTCTAATACAGTACATGTTATAAAAAGGTCTCCTTGTCTATTATTAGCAATTCCTTCTCAGTTCAAATTTAAACCTGTTCACAGCATATTATTTCCAACAGATTTTGAGATAGATTACAGCATATTGCCTTTTAAATTTCTAGATCTACTTTCAGACAATTACCAATCTCAATTGAATATTTTACATGTCATCTTTGGAACAGGCATGGAGCAAGATCAGGAACGAGGTAAAAATCAATTGATAGAAAAAATTGATCACTATGCTCATAAATTTTATACGGTCAATAATAAAAGCGTACCACAGGCTATCTATGATTTTCAAAATGAAAATGAAACAGATCTCCTGTTAATGATCAATAATCATCACTCTTTTTTCGAAAATTTACTCTTTAGACCTGTTATTAATGAAATTGGTTTTCATGTTAAAACACCCTTCCTAATTATACCTGCAAATGAACATAAACATTAGAAATCATGAAAAACATTCTCCTTCCTACAGATTTTTCTGAAAATGCATGGAATGCTATCATTTACGCCATCACACTTTATAAAGATGAGGCTTGTAATTTCTATTTTCTACACGCTTATGATGTAAACGATTATCATGATTCTAGCAAGCTTACTCCCATTCCGGCCAAAGAAGCACTTAAAAAAGCCTTAGATCTTGCCAATCATGACTTGCAGCGATTAATGGAGATCTTGAAGATCACTTACCACAATCCTTTACACGTTTTCCATAGCCTTGCAGAGAACAAAAGTCTTATTGCTGCCATATCTTCTGAAATTAATTCTAAAGAATACGAATGTATAGTAATTGGAACTCAAGGTAGTACGGGCGCATATCAAACGCTTTATGGAAGTAATACCATAGCAATAATGGAGCAAATTAAGAACTGTCCCATACTAGCTATACCCTCTCATGTTGCTTTTTCAGGTTTAAGCGAAATTGTTCTGGTAAATGGCTATAAAAACTCACAGAAAAAAAATGATCTTAAATATCTAATAAAACTAGCTAATGAGACCAATGCTTCTATACGTATGTTATATATAGACGAAGGCAGTGGGTTGAGTGAAAATCAGAAGAAAAATAAAAGTTTATTAGATGCCCATCTGGAAAATGTTCCACACAGTTTTCATTCTCTGGCACATGTAAGCGTACCTGTAGGTATTTATTGCTTTACAGAAAGTAGAGGTAGTGATATGATTGCATTCATTAATAAGAAGCATAGTTTTTTTGAAAACCTACTCTTTACGCATTTATATAGAGATGTTGGAAAATATGCTTTGATACCTGTTTTGGTACTTCACAAAAAATCATAACAGTAAGCTTATAGCTTAAACTGACACTGGTCATTTTTTATAGCTGTCAAGGTCAGTAGTTTTATAACTTAATTCAAATTAAGATGAAAAAGAAAATACTTATACCAACAGATTTCTCCAGAACCGCATGGAATGCTTTAATATATGCTACAGACTTATTTAAAGATGATAAATGTACCTTCTATATTTTGAATGCTTTCCAGCTTTATCATTTAACTACAGATAGTATTTTACCCCCACAGCCAGGACATAAGGCATATGAGCAAGCTAGAGAAAATTCAGAAAAAGGCCTAGAGCAACTAATGGATGCGATAACTATAAGATCAGATAATGATAATCATAAATTTGAAATGATATCTACCTATAACAGCGTTTTTGAAGCTGTTAGAACCACCGTAGAGAATAAGAAAATAGATCTCTTGATGATGGGAACGCTAGGAGAAAATTCATCAGACAAATTCTTATACGGTAGTAATTCTGTAGATGTAATGGAAAAATTAAGAGATTGCCCGGTAATAGTGGTTCCTCAAACCATTCAACTTAAAGAACATTCCAGAAAAGAAGTAGTATTTGCTACCAATTTCAAATCTTCTGTAGCATCTCATGAACTTAATGAATTGCTAGAGGTAGCTTCAAAATTAAAAGCTGCTATTAGAGTATTACATATTCAGAAGAAAGATAATCTAAGCAAAGAACAAGAGAAAAATAAAAAAGAACTTCAAGAATATTTAAAAGATGTAGTGCATACTTTCCACACTTTAACAGACATTCCACTGGTTACCGGAATACATTCTTTCATAGAAAGTAGAAATTCTGATATGCTAGCGCTAATCAATAAAAAACAAGGTTTTCTAGCCTCTATTTTTTCTAAAACTTTAGTGCATGAAATTGGCTTTAAGCCACATGTACCTCTATTGGTAATGCATCACAAAAAATAAGAATAGATTTTTAATAATCTCAAAACTTCAATTTAGTAAAGCGAAAAAAATTAAATGGATCTCTCTAAGTTACATATTATAAAAGCATCAGGAGAAAGCGTTCTTTTTTCTGCAGATAGTGTTGCGCACTCTTTAAAGCATGCCGGTGCTGGTGATTTGATTATAAAAGAGATCCTAGATACTTTAAAGCTAGAAATGTATGAAGGTATTTCAACTAAAGAAATATATAATCGGGCCTTTAAATTACTTAAAGCTAAGAGCAATTGCCTTGCTTCAAAATATAAACTAAAAAAAGCGATATATGAACTTGGTCCAACAGGTTTCCCGTTTGAAAAGTTTATAGCTGCACTATTTAAAAATTTGGGTTATGAAGTTACTGTGGGCAAGGTGTTACCAGGATTATGCGTAAAGCATGAAATAGATGTTATAGCCACTAAAGGCAAGGAGACCTTATTTATGGAATGTAAATTTCATGGAGACCAGGGTAGAAATTGTGATGTAAAGATCCCTATGTATGTAGATTCCAGATTTCGAGATCTTCAGAATCATAATGAGCAAAAATCATCCACTAACAAACATGAATTCACTCAAGGCTGGGTAGTTACCAATACTAGGTTTACAGCAGATGCCTTGGCTTATGGAAAATGTTCAAATATTAAATTATTGAGCTGGGACACTCCCAAAGGAAACGGAATAAAAGATAGAATAGACCATACCGGACTTTATCCTATTACAGTTTCTAATTTGCTTACTAAAAGAGAAAAACAATTTTTATTAAGTAGAGATGTAGTACTCTGCAAAGAGCTAATTAACGATAAATTCTATCTAGACCATCTTGGTATTTCGAGCTTGCGCAAGCAAAAAATAGTACTAGAGATGAAAGAATTATGTCTAGGTTCTATTAAAAACTAAAATGTATGGATGCTGTAAAAGTTCATTTTCTAGGTGCCTCCCAAACTGTCACCGGTTCTAAATATCTTTTGGAAACTCCAGAGTTAAACATTCTTATAGACTGCGGTATGTTTCAGGGGTTGAAAGAGCTTAGGTTATTAAATTGGGAAAAATTTCCTTTCCCTCCAGAAAAAATAGATCTCATATTACTCACCCATGGCCATCTAGATCATACCGGATATTTACCTAAACTATGGCAACAAGGCTTTACAGGGGCTATAATTGGCTCTGCACCAACGTTAGAAATTGCCTCCATCATTCTTAGAGACAGTGCAAAGATACAAGAGGAAGATGCAGCAAGAGCTAATGAAAATGGAACGAGTATTCACGATCCTGCTAAGCCTTTCTATACCATAAAAGATGCAGAAGCTACCATTAAATTATTTCAGCAAGCTAATATGGAAACATGGATGGTACTAAATAGCCAGATCAAAGTTCGATTTAAAAAGAACGGCCATATTTTGGGAGCTACTTTTATAGAACTAAAAATTAGCGAGAAGGTATTCCTATTCTCCGGAGATATAGGTAGAGTAAAAGATAGATTATTAGAGGCTCCAGAGAAACCAGACTGGGCAGACTTTTTATTTTTAGAGAGTACTTATGGAAATAGACTTCATGCTGAAGAAGATGTGGAGGCTAAATTAATACAATGTATAAAAGAAGTTCTAGTAAATAAAGGGAACCTTATCGTCCCTAGTTTTGCAGTAGAAAGATTACAAACCCTTATGTATATTCTATGGAAACTTTTTGAGCAAAATAAAATTCCTAATATTCCCATATGTATTGATAGCCCTATGGCCAACAAGGTTTTTTGCGTATTTGAACAATACACTTCATGGCACAAAATCTCTTTAGAAGAATTAGAGCACATGAAGCAGCATTTTAACATTATTACCTCCTATAAGGATACTTGGAAAACCGTGGATGATACTCGCTCAAAGATTATAATTGCAGGGAGTGGTATGGTCTCGGGCGGTAGAGTGCTCACTTATTTAAAATACCTTATCTCTAAACCGGAAACCATTGTGGTCTTAGTGGGATACCAAGCTGAAGGAACTAGAGGAAGAACTTTAAAAGAAGGTGGGAAAGAGATAAAGATCTATGGGAAATATTATGAAGTAAATGCAAAGATTGAAAATATAGAGAGTTTGTCTGCTCATGCAGATCAGGCGGAGATATTAGATTGGGTAAGTGATATCAAGAATATTCCTGAAAGAACCTTTTTGATTCATGGAGAACGCATTGCCTTAGACGCTTTAAGGCTTAAAATAAAGGATACGCTACAATGGAAAGTGTACATTCCCCATCTATATGAAGTTGTTGAATTATCTGTCTAAAAAGGAAACTCGAAGTACTGATATTTATCAGTAAGTAAGGAAAAGTAAAGTGGTACCTTGGAAGAACATTAAAATAAATTACATGACAATTTTAAGCGCTCCATATTCTCATTTTAAACGAAGTCGCAAACAATTACTCATATTAGTAAGTGTGTGGCAAGAAACTTTATCTGCTACTAAAAAGGAGATTTCTTTTCTAGAGATGTACATAGCTTCTCCAATTTTTTATATCACTCCAGAATTGCTAACAGAGTTTATTAGATATCAGGCACATCTAAAAAAACTAAAGCAACAAGTAGAAATTATTTCTGCTCTTGCCAACAAGCATTTTACAGTTATACAAGACTGGACAGAGGTAGACAACACAACCTTAGAAAACTTTATACTTCTAGAACATCAAAAGATTGAACCACAACTTTTAGAATTCATCAAAAATTATAACAATATCAAATTAGATATTTTTAATTATACAGGAGATAAGCTTATCCAAAAGGAAGGCAATTAATGTTTTAAAACTTTAAATCTATAGCTATGAAAAACGAAGTAAACAATTTTAGATATCTAGAATGGAAAACTCCTGAAGAAATGCACTTTTCTTCTTTAGAATGGATTTCAGAATTGAACTTTATTAATGATGAACATTCATTTTTTGAAGATATGTTAAAAGAATATACTTTGCCTATTATAGAATTTCATCTTACAGAGAAGGTTACAGATCTAATTAAAAAGCTATCTACTACATCATCTACCGCTTCCAACCTACATAAAGATATTCAGGATCACATTAACGGACTTGAGGTTATGTTAGACGGAAAAGACAATATTAAAAAAGAAACACAGTACAAAGAAGCACATAGAAATTTATTGACAGAGTTCTTCAAATTTTCAAGAAACTACAATCGATTAAAAAAAGAGATTTTTAAAACGGTATCTGAAGCTTTGAAACATCAAAAACAAAAAAGATTGCTGCAATAATTGTATTCATATAATAGATTAAACGCTCTATGTGCTTGAGTTAAAAATATAAGATTGCTTTCTAAATTAAGCTTTAGGTTGTAAATTTAATAGGATATAAAACTATGGAAGTTATGAAAAATACTATCTATAACTCAGATGCCAATAGCGATAATAATCTTGAACAGCTACAACAACACGCTTTAGATTGGGATAAATTAATTCAACAAAGTACAGACGATATCATCTTTTTAAAGAAATTATTATCTTCTGATGTATTTGAAAATTACGAGGCTAGTTTCTTTGATACTATAAAAATCCGGTTAAAGGATCTCGAAGAATTTAAAGCCGAAAAAATAGACCTGCATTACAGCATTAACAATCATAAGAATGATTTGAATGGCATGAGAGAGTGTGAAGACATAAGTTGCGATATGTTCTATGAAGAAGAGCATAAAAAACTTAGAGAACGAGTACGAAATTTTCTCAAAAAATTTAGAGATCTAAAACTCGAAATCTATGACTACACCAGTCCTAATTTTCGAAAACTTACTATTTAACATCTTTTCCAAAAAGTACTGCCAAATTTGCAGTAGTACGCCATACCGTCTATTTTTAGGGGTGTACAGGTAAAATTAGGCTTCTCTATCTTTTAACATTATCAAAATTATATAGATGTTTTAATATCCGCTTAGCGTACTCATAGTAAACCCTACGAAGGATATCTTTAATTCACATTTTAATTATTTTTCCCCAACTTCTTAATTGCTGCATTTTCTAGCTTTTTCCGTGAGATTTAATCGCATTTTAATCAATTTAGTGCATTTTGGCTATTGTTTAACGGCTTGCACAGTCTTTGCACACTATAGAGGGTATGATAGATTGGTATAAACCGATTTAAGTTTTAATAAACCAAAAAATAAAGAATGAAAGTATTAGTAATTGGAGCAGGAAATATGGGGCTGACCTATGCAGAAGGTATGTCAAAATCTAGTTTGTTGAACAGGCATAACTTAATGATATTCGATAAATCTCCTGAGCTATTAGTATCACTTAACAAATTAGATCATTTTGATGTTTATGATGACATTGAAGCCTGCTTACCAAAAGCAGACGTGGTGTTTCTGGCAGTAAAGCCATATCACTGTGAAGAATTATTTAAAGAAATCAAACCTTTAGTTCATTCAGACCAAATAGTTGTATCTATTATGGCTGGTGTAACACTAAAGACTATACAAGATGGACTTGGTCTAGAGAAAGTGGTTAGAGCAATGCCTAATCTACCTGCGCAGGTAGGAAAAGGAGTTACCTCTTATACCGCTGCTAAGAAAGTATCGAGGATAGAACTTCTAATGGTAAGAAACCTTTTAGATACCACTGGAGAATCTATTCACGTAGGAACAGAGAATTTTATTGATGCCTCTACAGGAATATCCGGAAGTGGTCCTGCATATGTATTTTACTTTATGCAATCTATGTTAGAAGCTGCCTTAAAAATGGGATTCTCTAAAAATGACTCTAAAGTTTTGGTAAGCCAGACTTTTGAAGGTGCAGTAGAGCTATTTAATAAGTCTGATCTTTCTCCAAACACTTGGATGGAACGTGTAGCATCAAAAGGAGGAACCACTCGAGCTGCTCTAGATTCTATGGAAGATAACAATGTAAAAGAATTAATTAAAGATGCCGCATATGCAGCTTTCGATAGAGCGGTAGAGTTAGGTAAAGAGTAATAGTAAGTTTAGTAATACAATCAGATTAGATCTGAAAAATGAATATAATGGATAAGAAAAGAATTGTTGTAAAAGTTGGTACCAATGTAATGACCAATAAGGACCATAGAATATTAGGTCCGGTATTAAAAAATCTGGTAGAGCAAATTGCAACTTTATATGAAGAAGATATTTTAGTGGTTTTAGTTTCATCAGGATCTGCAATAGCTGGTAAAGAAATTTTAGGTGAAATAAGTATCAAAGATCCATCACAACGTAGACAGGTGTATTCTTCTGTAGGGCAACCTAGAATGATGAGACATTATTATAGCATATTCCACGATTTTGGAATGAGATGCGCTCAAGTGTTAGCTACTAAGAGAGATTTTTCTCCTGGAGTTCACAGAGAAAATATGAT is from Gillisia sp. Hel1_33_143 and encodes:
- a CDS encoding universal stress protein — encoded protein: MKKILLPTDFSENAYNAIDYAINLFKNVECTFYLLNTYTPVLYDTEYILYSPSQISLDEIYKINSESGLTRVEKRIRADYNNPKHTIKKIAAFNILTDEIKEQVADKNIDLVVMGTKGATGAAQILFGSNTVHVIKRSPCLLLAIPSQFKFKPVHSILFPTDFEIDYSILPFKFLDLLSDNYQSQLNILHVIFGTGMEQDQERGKNQLIEKIDHYAHKFYTVNNKSVPQAIYDFQNENETDLLLMINNHHSFFENLLFRPVINEIGFHVKTPFLIIPANEHKH
- a CDS encoding restriction endonuclease is translated as MDLSKLHIIKASGESVLFSADSVAHSLKHAGAGDLIIKEILDTLKLEMYEGISTKEIYNRAFKLLKAKSNCLASKYKLKKAIYELGPTGFPFEKFIAALFKNLGYEVTVGKVLPGLCVKHEIDVIATKGKETLFMECKFHGDQGRNCDVKIPMYVDSRFRDLQNHNEQKSSTNKHEFTQGWVVTNTRFTADALAYGKCSNIKLLSWDTPKGNGIKDRIDHTGLYPITVSNLLTKREKQFLLSRDVVLCKELINDKFYLDHLGISSLRKQKIVLEMKELCLGSIKN
- a CDS encoding MBL fold metallo-hydrolase RNA specificity domain-containing protein; this encodes MDAVKVHFLGASQTVTGSKYLLETPELNILIDCGMFQGLKELRLLNWEKFPFPPEKIDLILLTHGHLDHTGYLPKLWQQGFTGAIIGSAPTLEIASIILRDSAKIQEEDAARANENGTSIHDPAKPFYTIKDAEATIKLFQQANMETWMVLNSQIKVRFKKNGHILGATFIELKISEKVFLFSGDIGRVKDRLLEAPEKPDWADFLFLESTYGNRLHAEEDVEAKLIQCIKEVLVNKGNLIVPSFAVERLQTLMYILWKLFEQNKIPNIPICIDSPMANKVFCVFEQYTSWHKISLEELEHMKQHFNIITSYKDTWKTVDDTRSKIIIAGSGMVSGGRVLTYLKYLISKPETIVVLVGYQAEGTRGRTLKEGGKEIKIYGKYYEVNAKIENIESLSAHADQAEILDWVSDIKNIPERTFLIHGERIALDALRLKIKDTLQWKVYIPHLYEVVELSV
- a CDS encoding universal stress protein, yielding MKNILLPTDFSENAWNAIIYAITLYKDEACNFYFLHAYDVNDYHDSSKLTPIPAKEALKKALDLANHDLQRLMEILKITYHNPLHVFHSLAENKSLIAAISSEINSKEYECIVIGTQGSTGAYQTLYGSNTIAIMEQIKNCPILAIPSHVAFSGLSEIVLVNGYKNSQKKNDLKYLIKLANETNASIRMLYIDEGSGLSENQKKNKSLLDAHLENVPHSFHSLAHVSVPVGIYCFTESRGSDMIAFINKKHSFFENLLFTHLYRDVGKYALIPVLVLHKKS
- the proC gene encoding pyrroline-5-carboxylate reductase; this encodes MKVLVIGAGNMGLTYAEGMSKSSLLNRHNLMIFDKSPELLVSLNKLDHFDVYDDIEACLPKADVVFLAVKPYHCEELFKEIKPLVHSDQIVVSIMAGVTLKTIQDGLGLEKVVRAMPNLPAQVGKGVTSYTAAKKVSRIELLMVRNLLDTTGESIHVGTENFIDASTGISGSGPAYVFYFMQSMLEAALKMGFSKNDSKVLVSQTFEGAVELFNKSDLSPNTWMERVASKGGTTRAALDSMEDNNVKELIKDAAYAAFDRAVELGKE
- a CDS encoding universal stress protein codes for the protein MKKKILIPTDFSRTAWNALIYATDLFKDDKCTFYILNAFQLYHLTTDSILPPQPGHKAYEQARENSEKGLEQLMDAITIRSDNDNHKFEMISTYNSVFEAVRTTVENKKIDLLMMGTLGENSSDKFLYGSNSVDVMEKLRDCPVIVVPQTIQLKEHSRKEVVFATNFKSSVASHELNELLEVASKLKAAIRVLHIQKKDNLSKEQEKNKKELQEYLKDVVHTFHTLTDIPLVTGIHSFIESRNSDMLALINKKQGFLASIFSKTLVHEIGFKPHVPLLVMHHKK